One segment of Penaeus chinensis breed Huanghai No. 1 chromosome 14, ASM1920278v2, whole genome shotgun sequence DNA contains the following:
- the LOC125032368 gene encoding kielin/chordin-like protein: MEVLLFVIFVSGICVASAQHDWQLAAQNCPLDTPWGAGNFSDSDCDDRDPLSCNSLGTCVCGQCICNQRDDPQEVVSGRFCECTNFLCDQYLGPLCSGPDHGQCVCNKCECKPGWSGDDCACDDSVENCRNPQTGEICSNQGVCECNSCGQCSVVEGGRCSGRWCENCPTPHRRGRGQRERHRNKEERKQRRRERKQRKKHKDGGEEPAAVSEHRKSAAELCPADAPWGPEAFDDSYCKETEASRPCSGRGTCTCGECNCNERDDPQELISGQFCECTNFLCNRYNGLLCSGPDHGECICDKCQCKPGWVGEACDCEDSVENCKNPVTGEICSGHGICDCNMCICSATEDARYTGRWCEDCPTCRSKCSEYKSCVQCQAFGTGDLSEEECMHQCTLFNSTVVQVVGVEAEEDRLCTFFDENDCRFLFVYGYDKDRHPFVRVQQTLECPPVFGSGTGIPGPWRKAQRCFAREEDPRPPGHCDQRTPRFQYVAERDRCEPVSACGGKAGTFLSPEECQRECHTGAPPVSDASCDRSQCPWSRWSHYLAKKCQPLYDKGFCCPTGFSCPQGTQLMQNSTRCFYRGSFYLPGEEVPLGNDCLGACHCVVDVLPDIKCQVECHDMNQPGPGCRHLFKPGACCPYAQDCEEDQIFPRDQRDTVTCSWENKTYLEGDRMTSHDLPCQACVCTSAFTNITGYGCYRMDCGLERYISKLQSGCTPIYSEKKCCPIDWLCPGDPRISRSSINKAMRKHAAPSQSTCRLGDLTIATRSQVKIRGRQVICKCVTPPELTCVRYGSRAEAQEGSRMRKA; encoded by the exons ATGGAGGTCCTGCTTTTCGTGATCTTTGTGTCGGGGATTTGCGTGGCGTCGGCTCAGC ACGATTGGCAACTAGCTGCTCAGAATTGCCCCTTGGATACCCCCTGGGGAGCAGGCAACTTCAGTGACTCCGATTGCGATGACCGAGATCCACTCTCTTGCAACAGTCTAGGAACCTGTGTATGCGGACAATGCATATGCAACCAAAGGGATGACCCGCAGGAGGTTGTCAGTGGGCGGTTCTGCGAATGCACCAACTTCCTTTGCGATCAGTATTTAGGACCTCTCTGTTCGGGGCCCGACCACGGCCAGTGCGTTTGCAACAAGTGTGAGTGCAAACCTGGATGGTCAGGAGACGATTGTGCGTGTGATGACAGTGTTGAGAATTGCAGAAACCCTCAGACGGGGGAAATATGCTCGAACCAGGGGGTTTGTGAGTGCAATAGCTGTGGGCAGTGCAGTGTGGTAGAAGGTGGGAGGTGTTCTGGCAGGTGGTGTGAAAACTGCCCGACCCCacacaggagggggagagggcagagggagaggcataggaacaaagaggagaggaagcaacgaagaagagaaaggaagcaaaggaagaaacATAAGGACGGAGGTGAAGAACCGGCAG CTGTATCAGAACATCGGAAATCAGCAGCTGAGTTATGCCCCGCGGATGCTCCCTGGGGACCGGAAGCCTTCGATGACTCCTACTGCAAGGAAACAGAGGCATCGAGGCCATGCAGTGGTCGAGGAACCTGTACGTGTGGAGAGTGTAACTGCAACGAAAGGGATGACCCACAGGAGCTTATTAGTGGGCAGTTCTGCGAATGTACCAACTTCCTCTGTAATCGATACAACGGACTTCTTTGTTCGGGGCCCGACCATGGCGAATGCATTTGCGATAAGTGTCAATGCAAACCTGGATGGGTAGGAGAAGCTTGTGATTGTGAAGACAGTGTGGAGAACTGCAAGAACCCTGTCACTGGAGAAATTTGCTCAGGCCATGGCATCTGTGACtgcaatatgtgtatatgcagtgCTACAGAAGATGCGAGGTATACCGGCAGGTGGTGTGAGGACTGTCCAACCTGTAGAAGCAAATGTTCTGAGTACAAATCTTGCGTTCAATGCCAGGCCTTTGGCACTGGTGATTTAAGCGAGGAAGAGTGCATGCATCAGTGCACGTTATTCAA CTCTACAGTGGTTCAAGTTGTCGGAGTGGAAGCAGAGGAAGACCGTTTGTGCACCTTCTTTGACGAGAATGACTGTCGCTTCCTCTTTGTTTACGGCTATGACAAAGATCGACACCCGTTTGTGCGAGTGCAGCAAACCCTCGAATGTCCTCCAGTTTTTGGAAGTGGAACAG GTATTCCAGGGCCGTGGAGGAAGGCCCAAAGGTGTTTCGCGAGGGAGGAAGACCCGCGCCCCCCCGGCCACTGCGATCAGCGAACCCCCCGCTTCCAGTACGTGGCCGAGAGAGACCGGTGCGAGCCTGTCAGTGCCTGCGGTGGAAAGGCAGGCACGTTTCTTTCTCCTGAAGAGTGTCAGAGAGAGTGCCACACCGGAGCGCCGCCTGTGTCTG ACGCCTCCTGCGACCGGTCCCAGTGCCCTTGGTCGAGATGGTCTCACTACCTGGCCAAGAAATGCCAGCCTCTCTATGACAAGGGATTCTGCTGCCCGACTGGCTTCTCGTGTC CACAGGGCACACAGCTGATGCAGAATTCGACCAGGTGTTTCTACAGAGGGTCATTTTACCTGCCTGGAGAAGAGGTGCCTTTAGGAAATGACTGCCTTGGCGCTTGTCACTGTGTAGTTGATGTTTT GCCCGATATCAAGTGCCAAGTCGAGTGCCATGACATGAATCAACCTGGGCCAGGATGCCGTCATCTGTTCAAGCCTGGTGCATGCTGTCCGTATGCCCAAGACTGCG aaGAAGACCAAATTTTTCCCCGAGACCAAAGAGACACGGTGACCTGTTCGTGGGAAAATAAAACATACCTCGAAGGTGACCGGATGACCTCGCATGACCTTCCTTGccaggcgtgtgtgtgtacatcagcTTTCACCAACATTACAGGATATGGTTGTTACAGGATGGACTGTGGGCTGGAGAG GTATATTTCAAAGTTGCAAAGTGGCTGCACTCCAATTTACTCTGAGAAAAAGTGCTGCCCAATTGACTGGCTGTGTC CCGGTGACCCACGTATCTCCCGTTCATCGATCAACAAAGCAATGCGAAAACATGCAG CCCCTTCCCAGTCCACGTGCCGCCTCGGTGACCTGACCATTGCCACCAGGTCGCAGGTCAAGATCAGAGGAAGACAGGTCATCTGCAAGTGTGTCACTCCGCCTGAGTTGACCTGCGTTCGTTACGGGTCACGCGCGGAGGCTCAGGAGGGTTCCAGGATGAGGAAAG cttAG
- the LOC125032369 gene encoding uncharacterized protein LOC125032369, which translates to MTLPNDQYDTSEWSDQYDTSEWSDQYDTSEWSDQYDTSEWSDKYDTSEWSDQYDTSEWSDQYDTSEWSDQYDTSEWSDQYDTSKWSDQYDTSEWSDQYDTSEWSDKYDTSEWSDQYDTSEWSDQYDTSEWSDQYDTSEWSDQYDTSEWSDQYDTSEWSDQYDTSEWSDQYDTSEWSDQYDTSEWSDQYDTSEWSDQYDTSEWSDQYDTSEWSDQYDTSEWSDKYDTSEWSDQYDTSEWSDQYDTSEWSDQYDTSEWSDQYDTSALSDQYDTSAWSDQYDTSALSDQYDTSALSDQYDTSALSDQYDTSALSDQYDTSALSDQYDTSALSDQYDTSSLSDQYDTSALSDQYDTSALSDQCDTSALSDQHDTSALSDQYDTSSLSDQYDTSALSDQYDTSALSDQYDTSALSDQHDTSALSDQHDTSALSDQHDTSALSDQYDTSALSDQHDTSALSDQHDTSALSDQHDTSALSDQHDTSALSDQHDTSALSDQHDTSALSDQHDTSAVSDQHDTSALSDQHDTSALSDKHDTSALSDQHDTSALSDQHDTSALSDQHDTSALSDQHDTSSLSDQHDTSALSDQFR; encoded by the exons aTGACACTTCCGAATG ACCAGTATGACACTTCCGAATGGTCAGACCAGTATGACACTTCCGAATGGTCAGACCAGTATGACACTTCCGAATGGTCAGACCAGTATGACACTTCCGAATGGTCAGACAAGTATGACACTTCCGAATGGTCAGACCAGTATGACACTTCCGAATGGTCAGACCAGTATGACACTTCCGAATGGTCAGACCAGTATGACACTTCCGAATGGTCAGACCAGTATGACACTTCCAAATGGTCAGACCAGTATGACACTTCCGAATGGTCAGACCAGTATGACACTTCCGAATGGTCAGACAAGTATGACACTTCCGAATGGTCAGACCAGTATGACACTTCCGAATGGTCAGACCAGTATGACACTTCCGAATGGTCAGACCAGTATGACACTTCCGAATGGTCAGACCAGTATGACACTTCCGAATGGTCAGACCAGTATGACACTTCCGAATGGTCAGACCAGTATGACACTTCCGAATGGTCAGACCAGTATGACACTTCCGAATGGTCAGACCAGTATGACACTTCCGAATGGTCAGACCAGTATGACACTTCCGAATGGTCAGACCAGTATGACACTTCCGAATGGTCAGACCAGTATGACACTTCCGAATGGTCAGACCAGTATGACACTTCCGAATGGTCAGACAAGTATGACACTTCCGAATGGTCAGACCAGTATGACACTTCCGAATGGTCAGACCAGTATGACACTTCCGAATGGTCAGACCAGTATGACACTTCCGAATGGTCAGACCAGTATGACACTTCCGCACTTTCAGACCAGTATGACACTTCCGCATGGTCAGACCAGTATGACACTTCCGCACTTTCAGACCAGTATGACACTTCCGCACTTTCAGACCAGTATGACACTTCCGCACTTTCAGACCAGTATGACACTTCCGCACTTTCAGACCAGTATGACACTTCCGCACTTTCAGACCAGTATGACACTTCCGCACTTTCGGACCAGTATGACACTTCCTCACTTTCAGACCAGTATGACACTTCCGCACTTTCAGACCAGTATGACACTTCCGCACTTTCAGACCAGTGTGACACTTCCGCACTTTCAGACCAACATGACACTTCCGCACTTTCGGACCAGTATGACACTTCCTCACTTTCAGACCAGTATGACACTTCCGCACTTTCAGACCAGTATGACACTTCCGCACTTTCAGACCAGTATGACACTTCCGCACTTTCAGACCAGCATGACACTTCCGCACTTTCAGACCAGCATGACACTTCCGCACTTTCAGACCAGCATGACACTTCCGCACTTTCAGACCAGTATGACACTTCCGCACTTTCAGACCAGCATGACACTTCCGCACTTTCAGACCAGCATGACACTTCCGCACTTTCAGACCAGCATGACACTTCCGCACTTTCAGACCAGCATGACACTTCCGCACTTTCAGACCAGCATGACACTTCCGCACTTTCAGACCAGCATGACACTTCCGCACTTTCAGACCAGCATGACACTTCCGCAGTTTCTGACCAGCATGACACTTCCGCACTTTCAGACCAGCATGACACTTCCGCACTTTCAGACAAGCATGACACTTCCGCACTTTCAGACCAGCATGACACTTCCGCACTTTCAGACCAGCATGACACTTCCGCACTTTCAGACCAGCATGACACTTCCGCACTTTCAGACCAGCATGACACTTCCTCACTTTCAGACCAGCATGACACTTCCGCACTTTCAGACCAATTCCGGTAG